The genomic DNA GCAACCAGGAAAACCCCTCATAGATAACTTGGCAAATACGCTGCTATTCCATGGAAAAATTTTGTGATTGTCATCTGGCAGTGGGCAACACTTGGTACAATAATTTACAAACCCGAGGGTGCTGGTCTACAAATCTTGTTAGAATTGTTGCGGGTGGGGGGAAGAAAAATTCTGGTTGTTGCTGCGGTAGTTCTGGTAAATTAGCAATTTAATCTCATCCCAAAGCACTATGGCACCTGAATTTACGCCTTTACCTACTTACAAGAAGTTTGCTACTTTACCTACTAATCTCGACCCTGCTAAGCTCCCCCGTCATGTGGCGGTAATCATGGACGGCAATGGCAGATGGGCAAGGCAACGGGGGTTACCCAGAGTGATGGGACATAGACAGGGAACGGAAACACTAAAGGAGTTACTGCGCTGTTGTAAAGATTGGGGAATTCCTGCCCTGACGGTCTATGCTTTTTCTACCGAGAATTGGCAACGCCCTAAAGAAGAAGTCAATTTTTTAATGCTCCTGTTTGAACATGTTCTAGGGCAGGAATTGGCAGAGTTGATGCGGGAAGATGTCCGCCTGCAATTCATCGGTAACTTGGCAGATTTGCCTACTTCTTTGTCCGAACAAATCCAACGATCGATGACTTTGACGCAAAACAATAGGGGAGTGGTTTTTACGGTAGCGACTAACTATGGGGGCAGACAGGAGATTGTCCAGGCTTGTCAGAGGATTGCTATGGAAGTGCAGTGTGGGCATTTTAGTGTCGATCAGATCACAGCGGAACTGCTAGAAAGGTACCTCTATACCAGTGGTTTACCTGACCCTGACCTACTCATTCGTACGAGCGGAGAAATGCGGGTTAGTAATTTTCTCCTGTGGCAATTAGCCTACAGTGAAATCTATGTCACTCCTACTCTGTGGCCGGATTTCGATCGGGAGGAATTCTATCGCGCTCTCCTAGCCTATCAACAACGGGAAAGACGCTTTGGTAAGATTTAAGCAGGCTTTTCCCCACTCAAAATAAACAGGGGATTAGTAGCAGCAAATAACTGTTGCTTCCCCCGCACTTCTAAACGGTTGATGCCCGATTGGACGGCTTCTAGGTTTTTGATGGGAATTTGATTGAAAGTATGCCAGGTTTGATAGAGGTCTTGCAAAGTGGAAGCTACCACCACTAAACGACCCGAGGGCACAAGTTTTTCCCAAGCAGTGAGAATAATCCGATCGAGGGGTTGTCCGCCTTCAACGCAAATCCGATCGGGGAGGGGAGTCAGGTCGTGCAAACAGCTGGGGGCAGCCCCCGCCTTGACCAGCACATTTTTCACCTGGAACTTTTGACAGTTTCTCTCCACTAGTCCTACTACCTCTTCATCCCGCTCGATCGCTAACACCTGCCCCTGGGGCATTAGTAACCCTGCTTCCACTGCTATTGTCCCTGTCCCTGCCCCCACATCCCAGAGAATAGATGCCCCTTGCAGTCGCAGTTGGGCAAGAATCAGCACTCGCACTTCTACAGGGCTCAGGGGAATGCCAGGTAAACGTTCAAATTGTTGGTCTGGGATACCAGGGGTGACGTAGTTCCAAGTCATTGGCAATTGCTAGTTGGCTGTCCCGCATTTTTAGAGCAGATTTATCCCCAGGATATTACCATAGATTGCCGTTGTCCCCCAGCACAAGTTAAGGGATTGGTTTGTCAATATCCCCCACTTTGCAGTTAGTCCCAGAGATAATAATGCTATCAGGCAGCTACCTCTCAGGAGGTCTCTCCAATGATTCTGGCATAGTTGCAACAGCATAACTGACCGGTAACTGAGACTGCTCTTTGATAGCATGGGCAAAGTCTTCTAAATATTCCACAGACAAGGGCTTCAGCCATGCGCTGTTTTCTACGGCAGTCAAATTTTCTCGCCCCTGCAGCAGACGACGCAGCGGTTTGGGACGGCGGGGAATGTTGAGATAAACCCGATCGGGGCGCAGTTCTTGTAGACACTCAATATAAATCTGTTTTTCTACCTCTGACCATGCAGATAGGAGCATGGTTTGAATGGTTAACCTGCCCGCAAATTGGGCACGAAATGATAATAGACTCTGCCAAAATATTTGTCCATCCCAAGCAAAGCCAGGACGATTAACCCGCTTGACTCCCTCAGGGGTAACAGCATCCAACTTGACCGAGACTTCATCGGCCAGGCATAAATCCGATCGGACACTCTCCGAATCCAACAGCGTACCATTAGTCAAGACAACGATCGGTACAATTGTTTTTGCCTTCACCTGGGCAATGATTTCCCCTAAATTGAGGGCAAGGGTAGGCTCCCCACTGCCGCTCAGGGTAATTACGTCCAGGTCTTTTTCTAGTTTTTGGTCAAGGGCAGCCAGAATTGCACCGGTAGGAATAAAAGTCTGACGCTGGGAAGACAACCGCTCTATCTGTCCCAATTGGCAGTAAACACAGTTAAAGGAACAAGTAGAGACAAGCCCAATAGGATCGATACCTAAGGAATGTCCGTAGCGCCAAGATTGTACAGGACCATAGACAGGACTAAATTCACTCATTTTTCCCCTAGTGTCTTTTCTGATTCAGGAATAATTCTGTCAATCCCCTAGAAAATTGTAGGGTGTGTCTTGGAGGTATCTGGTTTGCCCAAAACTCGGTTGGCTGTCTTTTATCCTACGCCAGACTGAACACACTCCTTTCATCTTTGGATGTGGGTAGTAAATGCGACTGTTCCCCTCTCTGGGATAGGTAATTGTAGGGGCTTGGACAAGTTAGCTAGGATTAACCCTCTCATGGCGCTGATTTCCCCTTAACAAGCAGTGACTTATGCAATTCCGATAATTGCTCAAAATCAGGGTGAGGGGGCATTTTTTTAACAGAAATTGGCATAACTTTACATTGAGATAACTACTGGCAGAGGGTCAGGCAGGCATAGGCAACTTTCCCCACTGGGGTAATCCGCAAACTAGAGGTATTTTGACAAACCAGCACCATAGAGACATAGCTAAACAATTCTTTAACCAAGGCTCCGTCGGGAATCCTATCTTAGTTAAGCTTTGGATAATCGTCATCCCTAGGTAGCATTTGCCATATTGCTAACTGATGACAAAGGAGGCTAATGTTTTCCTGCAAGCATGAGAGGGGGAAGATGAAAGAAGAGGAAGAAATAGCACCAGAGCCAGAGAATCCTAGTTTGGTGGAGATGACCTGGTTGTTTTTGCAGCTGGGTTCCATCGGGTTTGGTGGTGGCATTGCCATGATTGCCTTGATGGAGGAGGAATTTGTCAAACGGCGGCATTATATAGATAAAGAAGAGTTTTTACATGGGGTAGCTCTTAGTCAGATTTTGGGGTCTTTCCCTGTTAATACAGCTTTATTTGTTGGTTATCACCTGCACGGATTTCTAGGAGGCTTGTTGGGCAGTACCGTTTTTCTCTTTCCTTCCTTTGCCGCTGTGATTTTACTGTCTTGGTTATATTTCACCTACAGTAAGATTCCTTCCCTGCAGAGTGTTTTAGATGGTCTAGCCCCTGTGGTAATTGGGGTGATTTTAACCGCTGCCTGGTCGATGGGACAAAAAGCGATCGGGTCTTACGTGGCTGTCGGTATCGTCCTTGGGGGCTGTATTGGCACTTTGATCAAGATCAGTCCTGTTATCATCCTAGGCGTGGGGGGAATTATTGGCTTATTGTTAAAAATGACTCCCCGCAAACCACAACAAAAACAGCCCCAGGCAGTGATTGCTTTGCCCTTGGCAATGGAAGTTTTACCCCACAAAGTTGCCCAATTGACGGAGCCTGCTAGTCAACCTGCTGCTGTTAACTTAGCTACCTTGGGATGGACTTTCCTTAAAGTAGGTTTTGTCTTTTTTGGTGGGGGGGTTGTGTTAATTCCTGTCTTGAAACAATTGTTGATTGATAATTTGCACTGGCTGACCCCAAAGGAATTTATTGACGGGGTAGCAATCAGTCAGTTGACACCGGGTCCCATCGCTGTCATTGCCACTTTTGCCGGCTTTAGAATGGGGGGATTAGCAGGGGCAATTGTGGCAACGGTGGGTTTATTTTTGCCCTCGATCGTGTTGATGTTCTTTCTGGCTATGTACTACCAAAAAATCAAACACCTGCAACCTGTCAAGCATTTTCTTTCTGGAGTCAACCCTGCTGTAGTGGGGATGGTGGTTTCCGCTGCCATTAACCTAGCCCCCTCTGTGTTTCCCCTTGATCAACCAGTAAAAATTACCGTCAATGCCATCTTGTTAGCCATCTCTTTATTGGTTATTGGCAAGTTAAAATGGCATCCTGCCATCGGATTAGCGATCGGGGCAGCTGTTGGTGTTGTGTTGACATACTCCCAGCCCTAAAGGTCTGGGATTCTTGACACCTCAATGGGGATTTCTCCCCTCTGTGTCCGTTTTAACGTCAGGCAATGCCCCATCCCGACGGCTTCAATATTGCGCGAATAACCGTTATACTCCGTTGTCCTGTATTTATACGGGTTTTCGGTACTCAAGTCATACCCCCTCCCGCAGTCGGTCTAAAACCGATCGGTCTTCCAAGGTGGAAGTATCACTAGTAATTTCCTGTTTGGCAGCTAAACTGCGCAGCAGCCGGCGCATAATTTTCCCCGATCGGGTCTTAGGCAGAGCATCAGTAAAGCGAATTTCCGCCGGGCGGGCAATTGCCCCGATTTCTTTGGCGACGTGTTGTTTTAGCTCCTGGGCTAATTCTTCCGACCCCGTCTGCAAGCCCTCCAAAATGACAAAGGCACAGATTTCTTCCCCCTTGATTTCATCAGGACGACCGACCACCGCCGCTTCTGCCACCGCAGGATGGGATACCAAAGCAGATTCAATCTCCATCGTCCCCAGGCGATGACCCGCTACATTGATCACATCATCTACCCTGCCCATCACCCAGAAGTAGCCGTCCCTGTCCTTGCGTGCCCCATCCCCGGCGAAATAAAAATACTGCCCATCTTTGGGGGGAATATGCTCCCAGTAGCTGCGGCGGAACCGATCGGGGTCGTTGTAGACTGTGCGCATCATGGAGGGCCAAGGATGTTTAATGACTAGGTACCCCCCTTCATTCTCCCCGACGGGATTGCCCTCTAAATCCACCACATCCGCTATGATACCTGGGAAAGGCAGTGTCGCAGAGCCAGGCTTAGTGGGAATCGCCCCCGGCAGAGCACTGATCATAATTCCCCCTGTTTCCGTCTGCCACCAGGTGTCCACGATCGGGCAACGCTCCTGCCCAATAATGCGGTAGTACCACATCCAGGCTGCAGGATTAATTGGTTCTCCGACAGTACCCAGTAGGCGCAGAGAAGAAAGGTCACGGGATTTAGGCAAATGCTCCCCCTGCTTAATGAACGATCGGATAGCAGTTGGGGCGGTGTAGAAGATAGTGACCCCATACTTTTCAATAATTTCCCACATACAGCCAGGATTAGAGGGACGGGGTGCTCCTTCGTAGATGAGAACAGTAGCCCCATTGGACAGAGGACCATAGACAATATAGCTGTGCCCCGTAATCCAGCCTACATCAGCAGTACACCAGTAAACATCGGTATCCTGGAGGTCAAAAATCCACTTAGTAGTGATGTGAGTGTAGAGGTTGTAGCCCCCCGTGGTATGGACAACTCCCTTGGGCTTACCCGTACTGCCACTGGTATAGAGAATAAAGAGAATATCCTCGGCATCCATGGGTTCTGCAGGGCAATGGGGACTAGCAGACTGCTTGAGGTCATGCCACCAGTGGTCTCGCCCTGGCTCCATGTGAATTTTTTGCCCTGTCCTCTGCACAACTAGCACATTTTCCACGGTGGGCACTTGGGGTAAAGCAGCATCCACCTGGTCTTTCAATGGCACGATCGCATCTTTGCGCCACCCCCCGTCCGCTGTCACCACCAATTTCGCCTTACCGTCATTTAGTCTTTCCCGCAAGGCCTCTCCGCTAAAGCCGCCGAATACCACTGTATGGGGAGCACCAATGCGGGCGCAGGCAAGCATGGCAATCACTGCCTCCGGGATCATGGGCAGATAAATCCCCACTACATCCCCTTTCCTCACCCCTAGTTCCTTGAGGACATTGGCAAACAGACACACTTCGCGGTGGAGTTGAGCGTAGGTATAGGTGCGACTATCCCCCGGTTCTCCCTCCCAAACCAGCGCTGCCTTGTGCCGCCGCCAGGTAGACAAGTGCCGATCGAGACAGTTATAGGAAATGTTGAGTTTACCCCCGGCAAACCATTGCACCTGAGGCGGTTGCCAGATAAGAGGAGTATGCCACCGATCGAACCAATGCAGTTCTTGGCTAGCTAGCTCTTCCCAAAACGCAGCGGGGTTAGCCTGAGCACGGGCATATAGCTCCTGGTATTCCGCCATGCTTTTAATGCGAGCCCCCTGGGAGAACTGGGCGGGAGGGGGAAATAAACGTTGTTCCTGCAAAACAGACTCGATCGGGGCTGCCATAGACACACGTGATAGTGATAACACACCCGCCGAGAAGGGGGGTACCCATCGCCCCGTGCCCTATCCTGGCGGTAATTTGGTATACTGTATCAATGTAGCACAAACACTTTCTAAAGGAAGAAGTGTTAAACCCAATTTATCAATCCCTAGGATGAGTCCTATGTTCACAGTCGGTGCAACGGTGCGGGGTGGTTCCACTTCCCCTTTAGCAGCAGAATTGAGTGCTCAAGTGCGTCCTCTGCCCGTAGTTAGTGCGAGTGCCAGTGTCCAGGTCACAACCCAGGGGGATAGCAGTGCTACCTTGACGGCGGATACAGGTTTACCGGGGGTAGGAAGGGTGGGCGGTGGTTTTAATTTTCGGGGCTTGCAGCTGCAAAATTCCTTTATATTCGGTCGCCTTTCCCCCCTGGAGTTTTTTACTCTGCAGGCAAAGTTACTCCTAGGATTAGAAGCTCCTACCCTAGTTTTGGCAGGGGCAATTACTCCCCTAGGGTTTATCAGTGATGCTGTTAGTTTGGGAACAACCTTAACGATTTCCAGCCAGGATTTCCGTCCCACCGTGAGTGTGTTTGGGCGCATTGCGGGGGTTGACTTTATCTACACTGATGGTAGCAAACCAGATATAAATGTAGGCATATCGATCGTTTTCGGTGTATGAGCCTCCCCCCCCTAGTGCAGGCAATGTTACAGCCTGATTTTTATGACCACCCCGTGACAGCGGTAGAGCTAGTACAAACCCATATTTCCTATGTATTTCTTACAGGGGAATACGCCTACAAAGTTAAAAAACCAGTTAATTTTGGTTTCTTAGATTTTTCTACCCTGGAGAAACGCCATTTTTTTTGTCAGGAGGAATTACGGCTCAATGCTCGCCTTGCCCCCGATTTGTACCTAGGGGTATCGCCGATTTACCAGGCAGGAAATAGTTATTCTTTCGCGGCTAAGGGCACGCCCCCTGTAGAGTATGCAGTCAAAATGCGTCAATTTCCCCAAGAGAATTTGCTGATCAATGTGTTTGCCCAGGGGAAACTTACTTACAATCATGTGACAATGATTGCCCAGCAGCTAGCCCAATTTCACCGCCAGGCAGCCACGGGGGAATACATCAACCAATTTGGCACCGCCCAAGCCCTAGCGCAAGTGGCTAATGATAACTATGAATATACTAGAACCTACATTGGCAGAGGACAAACCCAAGCTCAATTTGAGGCTACCAAAAAGTTTACTGATGAGTTTTTCCAGGAAAATCAAAAAATATTCCAGCAGAGAATTGAAGGTGGGAAAATTAGGGAATGCCACGGCGATCTGCACCTTAAAAATATTTGTCTATGGCAAGACCGCATTCAAATTTTTGACTGCATAGAATTTAACGAATCCTTCCGCAATACAGATGTGCTCTACGATGTGGCTTTCCTGTTCATGGATTTAGAGTTTCGCGGACGATCGGATTTAGCCAATCGCTTTTTGAATATCTATTTAGAAGAGACCAATGACTATGAGGGTCTGCCTTTGTTTCCCCTGTTTTGTAGTCTGCGGGCTTATATTCGTGCCAAGGTAACTTCTTTTCTCTTGGATGACCCCAGTGTACCAGGGGCACAAAAAGAGCAAGCCCAAAGGGAAGCTGCTGCCTACTACAAACTTGCCCATGATTACACCCAGCTTGGTAGGCAAAAATCCCCCCTCGTAATTCTCATGTGTGGGTTGTCAGGAACAGGCAAAACTACAGTGGCACGGGAATTGGCAGGGCGCTTGGGGGCGATTCATATCCGATCGGATGCGGTGCGCAAACACCTGGGGGGGATAGATTTACGGGTGCGGGGAGATAGTAGCCTTTACACAGGGGAGATGACCCACAGGACTTATAGTCGTTTATTAGAATTAGCTCAGCTACTAACAGGGGTAGGGTTTGCGGTGATTTTGGATGCCAAATACGATCGTGTAGAATTACGGCAGCAGGTGCAGACTCAGTTGCGGGGAGTACCTATCAAAATCGTTCACTGTGTAGCTGACTGGGATGTAATGGTGCAAAGACTAGAACAGAGGGCACTGGAAAAAACCGATATTGCTGATGCCACAGTGGATTTACTTGCCCAGCAACAAAGGGAGTTTGAAACTTTTTTAGCAGAGGAGATGCACCAAGTTATTCCTGTCCATACTGATAATGATGTTGATTACCAAAGGTTGACGGCAGCCGTTCTGACTAACTAGTGTTAGACTGGGGCAGGTGGTTTAGACAAAAGCAATGGCAAGAATTGCTACCTTTCTGACTTTGCTATTTCTATCTCTACCCGTTTATTCCCAGCCTTGGACACAGCCCTATCAAACTGGTTTAACCCAATACCGTACAGTCAATATACCGCGACCAAAGGGGACCATCACCCGTGCAGAATACGCCATCCTCATCGAGAGAACCTTTCTTATTCTGCCCAAAGTCCGTCATAGTCGGCAGTTCGTTGATTTACCTCTTTCCCACTGGGCTTATCGCCCTTTGCTCAATGCCTACGAAGCAGGTTTTTTCACAGGCAACGATGACCGCATTTTCCCCGATCGTCCTCTGACTCGCTTGGAAGTAATGGTCTCCCTTGCCAATGGCTTGCAAATACCTCTACTAGACTCCCGTACTGATCGGTTACGCTTCCTGCGGTCTTTGTATACTGATGCAGAACGTCTGCCTCCCCATGCCATTGATCCCCTGGCTGCCTTGGCGCAACACAAAGTTTGGTTAGCTACTCCTGATAACCCCTACTCTTTAGCAGCCGATCGCCATATCACAGGGGGAGAAGTGGCAGTCCTACTCTACGAAGTATTGGCAGCGCAAAAACAAGTCCCACCTATATCCCGCCGAGCATTGCCCAAAGTTACCCGCCTAGAAGTGAGCCTCTCCCGCCGCCAAGTGACTGCTTTCCAAGGCAATACCAAGTTCAAAACCTACCCCATCGCTGTAGGCAGAGCGGGCTGGGAAACCCCCCAAGGCACCTTCAAAGTGCAACAAATGATTGCCAAACCCGCCTGGAAAAATCCCTTTACGGGGGACGTGATCAAATCCGGTGACCCCGATAACCCCCTAGGGGAATACTGGATTGGCTTCTGGACAAATGGCAAAGACTGGTCAGGATTTCATGGTACACCCCATCGCCATAGTGTCGGTCAGGCGATCTCCCATGGTTGCCTGCGCATGTACAATGAACACATCAAGGAACTGTTTAGTTTGATTTCCGCCGACACGATCGTGAAGGTTACAAATTAGGGGACTGAGTGTCTAAAATTCCCACTAAAAATTTGGGGCAACTTGGTTAATCTTGTATTTGTGATCTGACCTCTGCTAAAGCAACTTACCCCGATCGGTAAGACCTTGCCGAATTAGAAGAAATACTTTGTCAAACCCTCCCTTTTACTTTTAGCTAGACGATCGAGTTATGGTCCTCTGTCGCAGGGAACAAACAATTGTTTGACCATAGCATACCACCCTCTGTTGTTACCTTAAGGGGATAGGGAGTCTCGACGTGCCGTTCTTGAATTCTAAGCTTGCCGATGAGGGCTGAGCTTGCCGATGAGGGCTGAGCTTGCCGATGAGGGCTGAGCTTGCCGATGAGGGCTGAGCTTGCCGATGAGGGCTGAGCTTGCCGAAGCCCGACTTACACAAAACGCTCCCTTCGACAGGCTCCCTTCGACAGGCTCCCTTCGACAGGCTCCCTTCGACAGGCTCCCTTCGACAGGCTCAGGGAGCAGGTAGGGATAGGCTCGGGAGGCATACTACCTTTGTTTATGGTTTTCCTTACTACCTATCTGAATCGGCTTGATTAGCTCTAGACTTTGACAGGCTTTTTAACAGATTTAAGTCGTTTTTAATAAGTGCTTCCTTCTTTCTATGGCTCCAACCCTGCACCTGTTTTTCTCGTCGGTAAGCGTCAGCAACCCGATCGTAATATTCGCAATACACCAACTTTACTGGTAACCTTTTGGCTGTGTAATTTGCTCCTTCTCCCCTTTGGTGTTGGGCTAGTCGCCTCTCTAGATCAATCGTACTACCTGTGTAGTAGCTACCGTCACAGCATTCCAAGATGTACATGTGAGGCATATCAATTTCCCAAATCATGTTGTAGTAATCATACTTCTAGCACTTTATGTAGCACTGAGGGCTGAGCTTGTCGCTGTGGGCTGAGCTTGTCGCTGTGGGCTGAGCTTGTCGCTGTGGGCTGAGCTTGTCGCTGTGGGCTGAGCTTGTCGCTGTGGGCTGAGCTTGTCGAAGCCCGACTTACACAAAACGCTCCCTTCGACAGGCTCAGGGAGCAGGTAACCACAGGCTCAGGGAGCAGGTAACCACAGGCTCAGGGAGCAGGTAACCACAGGCTCAGGGAGCAGGTAACCACAGGCTCAGGGAGCAGGTAACTACAGGCTCAGGGAGCAGGTAACTACAGGCTCAGGGAGCAGGTAACCACAGGCTCAGAGAGCAGGTGGGGAGAAACTTAAAAATTGCAGTTTTCGGCAAGGAAAGTTCCGAAAAATATCACTAAAGCCACTGTTTTATGCCTACTGCG from Pseudanabaenaceae cyanobacterium SKYG29 includes the following:
- a CDS encoding isoprenyl transferase, encoding MAPEFTPLPTYKKFATLPTNLDPAKLPRHVAVIMDGNGRWARQRGLPRVMGHRQGTETLKELLRCCKDWGIPALTVYAFSTENWQRPKEEVNFLMLLFEHVLGQELAELMREDVRLQFIGNLADLPTSLSEQIQRSMTLTQNNRGVVFTVATNYGGRQEIVQACQRIAMEVQCGHFSVDQITAELLERYLYTSGLPDPDLLIRTSGEMRVSNFLLWQLAYSEIYVTPTLWPDFDREEFYRALLAYQQRERRFGKI
- the cbiT gene encoding precorrin-6Y C5,15-methyltransferase subunit CbiT, with amino-acid sequence MTWNYVTPGIPDQQFERLPGIPLSPVEVRVLILAQLRLQGASILWDVGAGTGTIAVEAGLLMPQGQVLAIERDEEVVGLVERNCQKFQVKNVLVKAGAAPSCLHDLTPLPDRICVEGGQPLDRIILTAWEKLVPSGRLVVVASTLQDLYQTWHTFNQIPIKNLEAVQSGINRLEVRGKQQLFAATNPLFILSGEKPA
- a CDS encoding radical SAM protein; translated protein: MSEFSPVYGPVQSWRYGHSLGIDPIGLVSTCSFNCVYCQLGQIERLSSQRQTFIPTGAILAALDQKLEKDLDVITLSGSGEPTLALNLGEIIAQVKAKTIVPIVVLTNGTLLDSESVRSDLCLADEVSVKLDAVTPEGVKRVNRPGFAWDGQIFWQSLLSFRAQFAGRLTIQTMLLSAWSEVEKQIYIECLQELRPDRVYLNIPRRPKPLRRLLQGRENLTAVENSAWLKPLSVEYLEDFAHAIKEQSQLPVSYAVATMPESLERPPER
- the chrA gene encoding chromate efflux transporter, coding for MKEEEEIAPEPENPSLVEMTWLFLQLGSIGFGGGIAMIALMEEEFVKRRHYIDKEEFLHGVALSQILGSFPVNTALFVGYHLHGFLGGLLGSTVFLFPSFAAVILLSWLYFTYSKIPSLQSVLDGLAPVVIGVILTAAWSMGQKAIGSYVAVGIVLGGCIGTLIKISPVIILGVGGIIGLLLKMTPRKPQQKQPQAVIALPLAMEVLPHKVAQLTEPASQPAAVNLATLGWTFLKVGFVFFGGGVVLIPVLKQLLIDNLHWLTPKEFIDGVAISQLTPGPIAVIATFAGFRMGGLAGAIVATVGLFLPSIVLMFFLAMYYQKIKHLQPVKHFLSGVNPAVVGMVVSAAINLAPSVFPLDQPVKITVNAILLAISLLVIGKLKWHPAIGLAIGAAVGVVLTYSQP
- the acs gene encoding acetate--CoA ligase translates to MAAPIESVLQEQRLFPPPAQFSQGARIKSMAEYQELYARAQANPAAFWEELASQELHWFDRWHTPLIWQPPQVQWFAGGKLNISYNCLDRHLSTWRRHKAALVWEGEPGDSRTYTYAQLHREVCLFANVLKELGVRKGDVVGIYLPMIPEAVIAMLACARIGAPHTVVFGGFSGEALRERLNDGKAKLVVTADGGWRKDAIVPLKDQVDAALPQVPTVENVLVVQRTGQKIHMEPGRDHWWHDLKQSASPHCPAEPMDAEDILFILYTSGSTGKPKGVVHTTGGYNLYTHITTKWIFDLQDTDVYWCTADVGWITGHSYIVYGPLSNGATVLIYEGAPRPSNPGCMWEIIEKYGVTIFYTAPTAIRSFIKQGEHLPKSRDLSSLRLLGTVGEPINPAAWMWYYRIIGQERCPIVDTWWQTETGGIMISALPGAIPTKPGSATLPFPGIIADVVDLEGNPVGENEGGYLVIKHPWPSMMRTVYNDPDRFRRSYWEHIPPKDGQYFYFAGDGARKDRDGYFWVMGRVDDVINVAGHRLGTMEIESALVSHPAVAEAAVVGRPDEIKGEEICAFVILEGLQTGSEELAQELKQHVAKEIGAIARPAEIRFTDALPKTRSGKIMRRLLRSLAAKQEITSDTSTLEDRSVLDRLREGV
- a CDS encoding AAA family ATPase, which gives rise to MSLPPLVQAMLQPDFYDHPVTAVELVQTHISYVFLTGEYAYKVKKPVNFGFLDFSTLEKRHFFCQEELRLNARLAPDLYLGVSPIYQAGNSYSFAAKGTPPVEYAVKMRQFPQENLLINVFAQGKLTYNHVTMIAQQLAQFHRQAATGEYINQFGTAQALAQVANDNYEYTRTYIGRGQTQAQFEATKKFTDEFFQENQKIFQQRIEGGKIRECHGDLHLKNICLWQDRIQIFDCIEFNESFRNTDVLYDVAFLFMDLEFRGRSDLANRFLNIYLEETNDYEGLPLFPLFCSLRAYIRAKVTSFLLDDPSVPGAQKEQAQREAAAYYKLAHDYTQLGRQKSPLVILMCGLSGTGKTTVARELAGRLGAIHIRSDAVRKHLGGIDLRVRGDSSLYTGEMTHRTYSRLLELAQLLTGVGFAVILDAKYDRVELRQQVQTQLRGVPIKIVHCVADWDVMVQRLEQRALEKTDIADATVDLLAQQQREFETFLAEEMHQVIPVHTDNDVDYQRLTAAVLTN
- a CDS encoding L,D-transpeptidase family protein; protein product: MARIATFLTLLFLSLPVYSQPWTQPYQTGLTQYRTVNIPRPKGTITRAEYAILIERTFLILPKVRHSRQFVDLPLSHWAYRPLLNAYEAGFFTGNDDRIFPDRPLTRLEVMVSLANGLQIPLLDSRTDRLRFLRSLYTDAERLPPHAIDPLAALAQHKVWLATPDNPYSLAADRHITGGEVAVLLYEVLAAQKQVPPISRRALPKVTRLEVSLSRRQVTAFQGNTKFKTYPIAVGRAGWETPQGTFKVQQMIAKPAWKNPFTGDVIKSGDPDNPLGEYWIGFWTNGKDWSGFHGTPHRHSVGQAISHGCLRMYNEHIKELFSLISADTIVKVTN
- a CDS encoding GIY-YIG nuclease family protein, translated to MYILECCDGSYYTGSTIDLERRLAQHQRGEGANYTAKRLPVKLVYCEYYDRVADAYRREKQVQGWSHRKKEALIKNDLNLLKSLSKSRANQADSDR